A part of Acropora palmata chromosome 6, jaAcrPala1.3, whole genome shotgun sequence genomic DNA contains:
- the LOC141884937 gene encoding alkaline phosphatase-like isoform X1 has product MRDTYGVISQLVEKCGYSCMYWFVQGNFEGETVVIFCDNIRFLQGYRGMARISAKVVTCAVVLALVVSKSWTASSRQKRTGRGTASVPENQDNNKWFKNGVNLIKRNLKRTPITHTAKSAILFVGDGMSVTTVTAARILQGQMRNPRESGEENVLSWEYFPWTALSKTYNVDQQVSDSAGTATAFVEGVKTNAGVIGVDETVKRGYCQSMNENNKVISILTLAEKAGMSTGFISTARATHATPAALYAHSADRNWESDKALKERAKDDCSTCTDIATQLVNYPYGDGIEVILAGGRREFMSDNTSDPEYANKMGNRQDGRDLTQEWVNKHPNSTYVWNKEEFDKIDPEKVDKVLGLFEPSHMQFEVDRIVESKEPSIAELTEKAIKILKKNPKGYFLMVEGGRIDHGHHAGQAVRALRDALAMADACETAMNMTNREDTLLIVTADHSHVFTMAGYPVRGNPIFGLAVGQGSSEPSKAKDGMPYTVLGYGNGPGGEELYINGSRRNLTGVNTEDKNHRQQAAVWLGSETHAGDDVGIYADGPGAYLFHGVVEQQYIFHVMDHALCLSESKQGSCDKHVTRGGPNTTPGSPTRISVSSQNKAAVAIIGFLALLQYVY; this is encoded by the exons ATGAGAGATACATATGGCGTGATATCTCAGCTGGTTGAAAAGTGCGGATACTCTTGCATGTATTGGTTTGTTCAGGGGAACTTCGAAGGAGAGacagttgtcattttttgcgATAATATACGGTTTTTACAGGG TTACAGAGGTATGGCCAGGATAAGCGCAAAGGTTGTCACTTGTGCAGTCGTTCTCGCATTGGTAGTTTCCAAGAGCTGGACAGCGTCGTCAAGGCAAAAACGGACCG GAAGAGGCACTGCATCAGTTCCCGAGAACCAAGACAATAACAAATGGTTTAAAAATGGCGTTAACCTCATAAAACGTAATCTTAAAAGGACACCGATCACCCACACAGCCAAGAGTGCAATTCTCTTTGTTGGAGATGGCATGAGTGTTACCACAGTAACAGCAGCTCGCATCTTACAAGGACAAATGAGAAACCCGCGGGAATCAGGAGAAGAGAATGTGTTGAGTTGGGAATATTTTCCTTGGACCGCACTTTCTAAAACATACAACGTGGATCAACAGGTATCAGACTCCGCAGGGACAGCAACGGCCTTTGTTGAAGGAGTGAAGACTAATGCAG GTGTAATAGGAGTTGACGAAACCGTGAAACGAGGCTACTGCCAGTCTATGAATGAGAACAATAAGGTCATCTCGATACTCACGCTGGCAGAGAAAGCTGGGATGTCCACGGGATTTATCTCAACAGCTCGAGCTACCCACGCCACTCCAGCCGCTCTTTATGCTCACTCGGCCGACAGAAACTGGGAAAGCGACAAGGCTTTGAAAGAGCGGGCAAAGGATGACTGCAGCACTTGCACAGACATAG CGACTCAACTTGTTAATTATCCATATGGTGACGGAATAGAGGTCATCCTTGCTGGCGGCAGAAGAGAATTTATGTCAGATAACACGAGCGACCCTGAATATGCAAACAAGATGGGTAACAGACAGGATGGACGAGATTTAACTCAAGAGTGGGTCAATAAACACCCAAACTCCACTTACGTTTGGAACAAAGAAGAGTTTGACAAAATTGATCCCGAGAAGGTCGACAAAGTGTTGG GTTTGTTTGAACCAAGTCATATGCAATTTGAAGTAGATCGCATTGTGGAGAGCAAAGAGCCATCCATAGCAGAACTGACAGAGAAAGCCATCAAAATTCTGAAGAAAAATCCCAAAGGATATTTCTTGATGGTAGAAG GGGGGCGTATTGATCACGGCCACCACGCGGGACAGGCAGTGCGTGCGTTGAGAGACGCGCTTGCCATGGCAGATGCATGTGAAACGGCTATGAATATGACAAATCGAG AAGATACACTATTGATAGTAACCGCTGACCATTCCCACGTATTTACTATGGCTGGTTACCCTGTTCGCGGGAACCCAATCTTTGGCTTAGCAGTTGGACAGGGGAGCTCTGAGCCCAGCAAAGCAAAAGACGGAATGCCTTACACAGTCCTTGGGTATGGCAATGGACCTGGAGGAGAGGAATTATACATAAACGGCTCGCGAAGAAACCTAACTGGGGTCAACACGGAGGACAAAAATCACAGACAACAAGCTGCGGTATGGTTAGGCTCCGAAACCCATGCGGGAGATGACGTAG GTATATACGCTGATGGTCCTGGGGCCTACTTATTTCATGGTGTTGTTGAGCAGCAGTACATTTTTCACGTGATGGACCACGCGTTGTGTTTGAGTGAGAGCAAACAAGGATCATGCGACAAGCACGTGACCCGAGGAGGTCCAAACACGACCCCAGGAAGCCCGACCAGGATAAGTGTCAGTAGTCAAAACAAGGCAGCGGTGGCCATCATAGGGTTTTTGGCGTTGCTGCAATACGTCTATTAA
- the LOC141884937 gene encoding alkaline phosphatase-like isoform X2, translating into MARISAKVVTCAVVLALVVSKSWTASSRQKRTGRGTASVPENQDNNKWFKNGVNLIKRNLKRTPITHTAKSAILFVGDGMSVTTVTAARILQGQMRNPRESGEENVLSWEYFPWTALSKTYNVDQQVSDSAGTATAFVEGVKTNAGVIGVDETVKRGYCQSMNENNKVISILTLAEKAGMSTGFISTARATHATPAALYAHSADRNWESDKALKERAKDDCSTCTDIATQLVNYPYGDGIEVILAGGRREFMSDNTSDPEYANKMGNRQDGRDLTQEWVNKHPNSTYVWNKEEFDKIDPEKVDKVLGLFEPSHMQFEVDRIVESKEPSIAELTEKAIKILKKNPKGYFLMVEGGRIDHGHHAGQAVRALRDALAMADACETAMNMTNREDTLLIVTADHSHVFTMAGYPVRGNPIFGLAVGQGSSEPSKAKDGMPYTVLGYGNGPGGEELYINGSRRNLTGVNTEDKNHRQQAAVWLGSETHAGDDVGIYADGPGAYLFHGVVEQQYIFHVMDHALCLSESKQGSCDKHVTRGGPNTTPGSPTRISVSSQNKAAVAIIGFLALLQYVY; encoded by the exons ATGGCCAGGATAAGCGCAAAGGTTGTCACTTGTGCAGTCGTTCTCGCATTGGTAGTTTCCAAGAGCTGGACAGCGTCGTCAAGGCAAAAACGGACCG GAAGAGGCACTGCATCAGTTCCCGAGAACCAAGACAATAACAAATGGTTTAAAAATGGCGTTAACCTCATAAAACGTAATCTTAAAAGGACACCGATCACCCACACAGCCAAGAGTGCAATTCTCTTTGTTGGAGATGGCATGAGTGTTACCACAGTAACAGCAGCTCGCATCTTACAAGGACAAATGAGAAACCCGCGGGAATCAGGAGAAGAGAATGTGTTGAGTTGGGAATATTTTCCTTGGACCGCACTTTCTAAAACATACAACGTGGATCAACAGGTATCAGACTCCGCAGGGACAGCAACGGCCTTTGTTGAAGGAGTGAAGACTAATGCAG GTGTAATAGGAGTTGACGAAACCGTGAAACGAGGCTACTGCCAGTCTATGAATGAGAACAATAAGGTCATCTCGATACTCACGCTGGCAGAGAAAGCTGGGATGTCCACGGGATTTATCTCAACAGCTCGAGCTACCCACGCCACTCCAGCCGCTCTTTATGCTCACTCGGCCGACAGAAACTGGGAAAGCGACAAGGCTTTGAAAGAGCGGGCAAAGGATGACTGCAGCACTTGCACAGACATAG CGACTCAACTTGTTAATTATCCATATGGTGACGGAATAGAGGTCATCCTTGCTGGCGGCAGAAGAGAATTTATGTCAGATAACACGAGCGACCCTGAATATGCAAACAAGATGGGTAACAGACAGGATGGACGAGATTTAACTCAAGAGTGGGTCAATAAACACCCAAACTCCACTTACGTTTGGAACAAAGAAGAGTTTGACAAAATTGATCCCGAGAAGGTCGACAAAGTGTTGG GTTTGTTTGAACCAAGTCATATGCAATTTGAAGTAGATCGCATTGTGGAGAGCAAAGAGCCATCCATAGCAGAACTGACAGAGAAAGCCATCAAAATTCTGAAGAAAAATCCCAAAGGATATTTCTTGATGGTAGAAG GGGGGCGTATTGATCACGGCCACCACGCGGGACAGGCAGTGCGTGCGTTGAGAGACGCGCTTGCCATGGCAGATGCATGTGAAACGGCTATGAATATGACAAATCGAG AAGATACACTATTGATAGTAACCGCTGACCATTCCCACGTATTTACTATGGCTGGTTACCCTGTTCGCGGGAACCCAATCTTTGGCTTAGCAGTTGGACAGGGGAGCTCTGAGCCCAGCAAAGCAAAAGACGGAATGCCTTACACAGTCCTTGGGTATGGCAATGGACCTGGAGGAGAGGAATTATACATAAACGGCTCGCGAAGAAACCTAACTGGGGTCAACACGGAGGACAAAAATCACAGACAACAAGCTGCGGTATGGTTAGGCTCCGAAACCCATGCGGGAGATGACGTAG GTATATACGCTGATGGTCCTGGGGCCTACTTATTTCATGGTGTTGTTGAGCAGCAGTACATTTTTCACGTGATGGACCACGCGTTGTGTTTGAGTGAGAGCAAACAAGGATCATGCGACAAGCACGTGACCCGAGGAGGTCCAAACACGACCCCAGGAAGCCCGACCAGGATAAGTGTCAGTAGTCAAAACAAGGCAGCGGTGGCCATCATAGGGTTTTTGGCGTTGCTGCAATACGTCTATTAA
- the LOC141884937 gene encoding alkaline phosphatase-like isoform X3, with amino-acid sequence MRDTYGVISQLVEKCGYSCMYWFVQGNFEGETVVIFCDNIRFLQGYRGMARISAKVVTCAVVLALVVSKSWTASSRQKRTGRGTASVPENQDNNKWFKNGVNLIKRNLKRTPITHTAKSAILFVGDGMSVTTVTAARILQGQMRNPRESGEENVLSWEYFPWTALSKTYNVDQQVSDSAGTATAFVEGVKTNAGVIGVDETVKRGYCQSMNENNKVISILTLAEKAGMSTGFISTARATHATPAALYAHSADRNWESDKALKERAKDDCSTCTDIATQLVNYPYGDGIEVILAGGRREFMSDNTSDPEYANKMGNRQDGRDLTQEWVNKHPNSTYVWNKEEFDKIDPEKVDKVLGLFEPSHMQFEVDRIVESKEPSIAELTEKAIKILKKNPKGYFLMVEGGRIDHGHHAGQAVRALRDALAMADACETAMNMTNREDTLLIVTADHSHVFTMAGYPVRGNPIFGLAVGQGSSEPSKAKDGMPYTVLGYGNGPGGEELYINGSRRNLTGVNTEDKNHRQQAAVYTLMVLGPTYFMVLLSSSTFFT; translated from the exons ATGAGAGATACATATGGCGTGATATCTCAGCTGGTTGAAAAGTGCGGATACTCTTGCATGTATTGGTTTGTTCAGGGGAACTTCGAAGGAGAGacagttgtcattttttgcgATAATATACGGTTTTTACAGGG TTACAGAGGTATGGCCAGGATAAGCGCAAAGGTTGTCACTTGTGCAGTCGTTCTCGCATTGGTAGTTTCCAAGAGCTGGACAGCGTCGTCAAGGCAAAAACGGACCG GAAGAGGCACTGCATCAGTTCCCGAGAACCAAGACAATAACAAATGGTTTAAAAATGGCGTTAACCTCATAAAACGTAATCTTAAAAGGACACCGATCACCCACACAGCCAAGAGTGCAATTCTCTTTGTTGGAGATGGCATGAGTGTTACCACAGTAACAGCAGCTCGCATCTTACAAGGACAAATGAGAAACCCGCGGGAATCAGGAGAAGAGAATGTGTTGAGTTGGGAATATTTTCCTTGGACCGCACTTTCTAAAACATACAACGTGGATCAACAGGTATCAGACTCCGCAGGGACAGCAACGGCCTTTGTTGAAGGAGTGAAGACTAATGCAG GTGTAATAGGAGTTGACGAAACCGTGAAACGAGGCTACTGCCAGTCTATGAATGAGAACAATAAGGTCATCTCGATACTCACGCTGGCAGAGAAAGCTGGGATGTCCACGGGATTTATCTCAACAGCTCGAGCTACCCACGCCACTCCAGCCGCTCTTTATGCTCACTCGGCCGACAGAAACTGGGAAAGCGACAAGGCTTTGAAAGAGCGGGCAAAGGATGACTGCAGCACTTGCACAGACATAG CGACTCAACTTGTTAATTATCCATATGGTGACGGAATAGAGGTCATCCTTGCTGGCGGCAGAAGAGAATTTATGTCAGATAACACGAGCGACCCTGAATATGCAAACAAGATGGGTAACAGACAGGATGGACGAGATTTAACTCAAGAGTGGGTCAATAAACACCCAAACTCCACTTACGTTTGGAACAAAGAAGAGTTTGACAAAATTGATCCCGAGAAGGTCGACAAAGTGTTGG GTTTGTTTGAACCAAGTCATATGCAATTTGAAGTAGATCGCATTGTGGAGAGCAAAGAGCCATCCATAGCAGAACTGACAGAGAAAGCCATCAAAATTCTGAAGAAAAATCCCAAAGGATATTTCTTGATGGTAGAAG GGGGGCGTATTGATCACGGCCACCACGCGGGACAGGCAGTGCGTGCGTTGAGAGACGCGCTTGCCATGGCAGATGCATGTGAAACGGCTATGAATATGACAAATCGAG AAGATACACTATTGATAGTAACCGCTGACCATTCCCACGTATTTACTATGGCTGGTTACCCTGTTCGCGGGAACCCAATCTTTGGCTTAGCAGTTGGACAGGGGAGCTCTGAGCCCAGCAAAGCAAAAGACGGAATGCCTTACACAGTCCTTGGGTATGGCAATGGACCTGGAGGAGAGGAATTATACATAAACGGCTCGCGAAGAAACCTAACTGGGGTCAACACGGAGGACAAAAATCACAGACAACAAGCTGCG GTATATACGCTGATGGTCCTGGGGCCTACTTATTTCATGGTGTTGTTGAGCAGCAGTACATTTTTCACGTGA
- the LOC141884934 gene encoding inhibitor of Bruton tyrosine kinase-like — protein MNYSPKCRLSKHDDLNFCTVLNVGEEYATKVRALLPRLCSNFAHVKDQCGRNALHLAASSGKWDILEWLVTEHAADVNSKDEESGWTSLHRSVFYGYLDCTVKLIQLGADLNCLDNEGLSPLDLILLDSPIQRSGACKAKVVSSHKTSRENELTLCVGDMVKNIVMTGDKYWNGCLNGKWGSFPGECVELQTEDYTSAELFTWGVNTNFTLGHRDENMRHTPEMLHCPSGDSRIFIKEVAMCKFHTVFLSSDGRVLTCGHGNGGRLGHGNQDTILEPREVELLRDVKCAAIAAGEDHTVVVTADGSVYTFGLNNSQQLGHVPVPLECLAPKLVEVKSWSGKTIIVGASAGRYHSVFYTLNEVYSCGLNAGQLGHIKQEKYQPHPRKISYLADENLVISKVTCSEAATVCATTKGDVFLFNLYTCRRIMLRFTGLMQLTVVGGELDCTSTNNIGRKFADELVVTALNLKGKVFQWRPGFNSARECRWEYNHPVQVRDFAIGKQFLIVSDRGEAFYCRPNQTNFEPVKVQARKRNRTSSTSQMTSESAIAHSPPRNSPLRKEKHDRHAQSHYGSSHLNLLVEEESKKDVLRFHLERIRHVHRGVRVFTDSESRGFALLQVSPKQGLNTAPNVRPTLVWRHLTQLLEETTCEDDIHDVEFLVKGRTIPAHGFVLASRSQYCHQLICENIENRQGEADERTKTIPLNENVDYIAFLSWLRRLYSGGDICDEEVFVLKDVVGKGKNGYHNLNEGGSKETNKTVNEMGKELDEEEMLSSRVLADLLFLAKTDRDVFPAPTCEEDEGFVQDSEDDVSEDDCTCLETRPLKKSEETMTKRDRENKGNALSVRGEANAFSRLNCPELYDVVIVCEDGSELQCHKCILVARLDYFRSMFAGDWLEAVGGSKTVTLSVPAITLQIVLDFIYTGQAGRIQETGNLEVLEKVLVVADQMLIYRLKEICEAAIANRITLTNATKILEFSLLYNANQLRDVCTEFITNNLVHLIETRTLNSLSDEALAETSRAYRSLIKGMPWRVITPSDPYETFANENREQSPRKLRKSGGRKKSSRSESEQDGVKIPDQPVQDTQAEEKVEGSIIQDMDEVFEEHKMAKSESPAMDENIIDDHSTVQPGRQEDQASPIQTGDASGHWYRKNSPEADGQSKKRARDKKKPAKSLGDGEEKEEGTASEKGFSPETPAWSNQTSIPSPPAASLRDIIEQEQSKAALEAEFVVKVSPSSGKCHQSASGQRSPQASGALRWISGGHLSQKQRRRSKSKTFHFPEEEEKEREVGGEQDKPIPVAWGGVSKEPSPVKSLRDLMQEEEQRLSENKQESQDLPPASPRAHSSSGKSGCTTNKLNVWQVSPVAGSPPSWSVAFSSIIESQEIENTTLERVNRKPFHLTQLEEKAMEELLQHYGGQDNACEFVTVQRIGSTIAKPVWKKERSLSVNSN, from the exons TGCTTCCTAGACTCTGCTCCAATTTTGCGCATGTAAAAGACCAGTGTGGTCGAAATGCTTTGCACTTAGCGGCATCAAGTGGGAAATGGGACATTTTGGAGTGGTTGGTGACGGAACATGCAGCTGATGTGAACTCTAAGGATGAGGAGTCAGGCTGGACGTCTTTACATAGGAGTGTTTTCTACGGCTACCTAGACTGTACAGTGAAGTTGATCCAG CTTGGTGCTGATCTGAATTGTCTTGACAATGAAGGGTTATCTCCATTGGACCTTATTCTACTGGATTCACCTATTCAGAGATCAGGAG catGTAAAGCCAAAGTGGTTTCCTCTCATAAGACATCTAGAGAGAATGAACTGACACTGTGTGTTGGTGATATGGTAAAAAATATTGTGATGACAGGAGACAAATACTGGAATGGTTGTCTAAATGGAAAATGGGGCTCTTTTCCAGGAGAATGTGTTGAACTTCAGACAGAAG attaTACATCAGCAGAGCTGTTCACTTGGGGAGTCAACACCAACTTTACTCTTGGTCACAGAGATGAAAACATGAGGCACACTCCTGAAATGCTGCATTGTCcttcaggagattcaagaatttttattaaagAA GTTGCAATGTGCAAGTTTCACACTGTCTTTCTGAGTTCTGATGGGAGAGTTTTAACATGTGGCCATGGTAATGGAGGTAGACTTGGACATGGCAATCAGGACACTATTCTG GAGCCTCGAGAAGTCGAATTACTGAGGGATGTCAAGTGTGCTGCCATTGCTGCTGGAGAGGATCACACTGTTGTAGTGACAGCAGA CGGATCAGTTTACACATTTGGGTTGAATAATTCTCAGCAACTGGGACATGTGCCTGTTCCCTTGGAATGTCTTGCACCAAAATTG GTGGAAGTGAAATCATGGAGTGGCAAGACAATTATTGTAGGAGCTTCTGCTGGGCGATATCATTCTGTATTTTACACTCTAAATGAGGTGTATAGCTGTGGTCTAAATGCTGGGCAGCTAG gtcacattaaacaagaaaagtatCAGCCTCATCCTCGTAAG atcAGTTATTTGGCAGATGAGAATCTTGTAATCAGTAAAGTAACTTGCAGTGAGGCTGCCACAGTTTGTGCAACGACCAAGGGAGATGTCTTTCTGTTTAATTTATACACTTGCCGCAGGATCATGCTAAG GTTCACTGGCCTTATGCAATTAACAGTTGTTGGTGGTGAATTGGATTGCACATCAACTAATAACATTGGCAGAAAATTTGCTGATGAGCTTGTGGTCACAGCACTTAACTTAAAAGGAAAG GTCTTCCAGTGGAGACCAGGCTTCAATTCTGCCAGGGAGTGCCGCTGGGAATACAATCATCCAGTCCAAG TGAGGGATTTTGCCATTGGAAAGCAATTTCTTATTGTGTCCG ATCGCGGTGAAGCGTTTTATTGCCGACCCAATCAAACTAATTTCGAACCTGTCAAAGTTCAAGCAAGGAAGCGTAATAGGACCTCTTCAACTTCGCAGATGACCTCAGAAAGTGCAATCGCCCATTCACCTCCCCGGAACTCCCCTCTTAGAAAGGAGAAACACGATAGGCATGCGCAGTCTCACTACGGCAGCAGTCATCTCAATTTATTGGTTGAAGAGGAGtccaaaaaagatgttttgcgGTTCCATCTTGAGAGGATACGCCATGTTCATCGTGGTGTTCGTGTGTTCACTGATAGCGAGTCAAGAGGTTTTGCTTTGCTACAAGTTTCACCGAAGCAAGG GCTAAATACGGCACCCAATGTGAGGCCGACACTCGTGTGGCGACACTTGACCCAGCTGTTAGAAGAAACGACTTGTGAAGATGACATCCACGATGTCGAATTTCTG GTCAAAGGGCGGACCATTCCGGCTCATGGTTTCGTCCTGGCATCAAGAAGCCAATATTGCCACCAATTGATCTGCGAAAACATAGAAAACAGGCAAGGCGAAGCGGACGAGAGGACAAAAACCATTCCATTAAATGAGAATGTTGACTATATCGCATTTTTGAGCTGGTTAAGACGGCTCTACAGCGGTGGAGATATATGCGACGAAGAAGTCTTTGTGCTAAAAGACGTTGTAGGTAAAGGCAAAAATGGATACCATAACTTAAACGAAGGAggaagcaaagaaacaaacaaaactgtaAATGAAATGGGCAAAGAATTAGACGAAGAGGAAATGCTTTCTAGTCGTGTTCTTGCGGACTTGCTGTTCTTGGCAAAGACAGACCGTGATGTTTTTCCTGCTCCGACTTGCGAAGAGGATGAAGGTTTTGTGCAGGACAGTGAAGATGACGTATCTGAAGATGACTGCACGTGTCTGGAAACGAGACCGTTGAAGAAGAGCGAGGAAACGATGACCAAGAGGGATAG GGAGAATAAAGGAAATGCTCTTTCAGTTCGTGGTGAAGCTAACGCATTTTCAAGATTGAACTG TCCTGAGCTTTACGATGTAGTGATCGTTTGTGAAGACGGAAGCGAGTTGCAATGCCACAAGTGCATTCTTGTGGCTAGGTTAG ATTACTTTCGAAGCATGTTCGCTGGTGACTGGTTGGAG gctgTTGGGGGCAGTAAGACCGTCACGTTATCAGTTCCAGCTATAACTTTGCAGATCGTGCTGGATTTTATATACACTGGACAAGCAGGTAGAATTCAAG AAACAGGAAATCTAGAGGTTTTGGAAAAAGTCCTTGTTGTGGCAGACCAG ATGCTCATTTACCGGCTGAAGGAAATTTGTGAAGCTGCTATTGCAAATCGTA TCACTTTAACAAATGCAACCAAGATACTGGAGTTTTCCTTGTTATACAATGCCAATCAGCTTCGAGATGTCTGCACTGAGTTCATTACCAACAATCTGGTGCATTTGATTGAAACAAG AACGTTGAATTCTCTCAGCGATGAAGCGCTAGCAGAAACATCAAGAGCTTATCGAAGCCTG ATCAAAGGCATGCCGTGGCGTGTTATAACCCCATCAGACCCGTATGAGACATTCGCAAACGAAAATCGCGAACAAAGCCCGAGAAAACTTCGAAAGAGTGGTGGAAGGAAGAAATCATCCAGAAGTGAGTCGGAACAAGATGGCGTGAAAATCCCTGATCAACCTGTGCAAGATACTCAAGCCGAGGAAAAAG TTGAAGGCTCGATTATTCAGGACATGGACGAAGTTTTCGAAGAACACAAAATGGCTAAATCGGAATCTCCAGCAATGGACGAAAATATCATTGATGATCACTCAACAGTCCAACCAGGAAGGCAGGAAGACCAAGCTTCTCCGATTCAG ACAGGTGATGCAAGTGGTCATTGGTACCGCAAGAATTCGCCCGAGGCAGACGGGCAATCAAAGAAGAGGGCACGTGATAAAAAGAAACCTGCAAAATCTCTGGGGGATGGAGAAGAGAAAGAGGAAGGAACTGCTTCGGAGAAG GGTTTTTCGCCTGAGACACCAGCCTGGAGTAATCAAACAAG TATTCCCAGTCCTCCCGCTGCAAGCCTGAGAGACATCATTGAACAGGAACAAAGCAAAGCTGCGTTGGAAGCTGAGTTTGTGGTCAAG GTCTCGCCTTCAAGTGGAAAGTGTCACCAAAGCGCGTCTGGGCAGCG CAGTCCACAAGCCAGCGGAGCCTTGCGTTGGATTTCTGGTGGCCATTTATCACAAAAGCAGCGAAGGAGGTCTAAATCTAAAACATTTCACTTTcctgaagaagaagaaaaagagagagaagtTGGTGGAGAGCAGGACAAGCCAATCCCCGTAGCTTG GGGTGGTGTGAGCAAAGAGCCCTCCCCGGTGAAATCTCTGAGAGATCTTATGCAGGAGGAGGAACAGCGCCTgtctgaaaacaaacaagaaagccAAGACTTACCACCCGCCTCACCAAGAGCTCATTCATCTTCAGGGAAATCAGGATGTACAACGAATAAACTCAA TGTTTGGCAGGTAAGTCCTGTTGCTGGTTCTCCACCTTCTTGGTCCGTGGCTTTCTCTTCAATCATTGAGTCACAAGAGATCGAGAATACGACACTTGAGAG GGTCAACAGAAAGCCATTTCACCTAACACAG CTTGAAGAAAAGGCCATGGAGGAACTTCTGCAGCATTATGGTGGGCAAGACAACGCGTGTGAGTTTGTGACTGTCCAGAGGATTGGATCGACTATAGCTAAACCTGTATGGAAGAAGGAACGGTCACTATCGGTAAATAGCAACTGA